In one Solanum dulcamara chromosome 1, daSolDulc1.2, whole genome shotgun sequence genomic region, the following are encoded:
- the LOC129901696 gene encoding UDP-rhamnose/UDP-galactose transporter 4 translates to MRPKKMSMAVKDEKKMAVDVAAWAFNIVTSVGIIIVNKALMATYGFSFATTLTGMHFATTTLMTFFLKWLGHIQNSQLPWSERLKFVLFANFSIVGMNVSLMWNSVGFYQIAKLSMIPVSCFLEIVLDNVRYSRDTKLSILLVLLGVAICTVTDVSVNTKGFIAAFIAVWSTALQQYYVHYLQRKYSLGSFNLLGHTAPIQATSLLLLGPFCDYWLTDKRVDAYNYTSISLFFIVLSCTIAIGTNLSQFICIGRFTAVTFQVLGHMKTILVLILGFLFFGKEGLNLHVVFGMGVAIVGMIWYGNASSQPGGKERIPPPTIVKPEKHMLLPTELDEKV, encoded by the exons ATGCGGCCAAAGAAAATGTCCATGGCTGTCAAGGATGAGAAGAAAATGGCTGTTGATGTGGCAGCATGGGCATTCAATATTGTCACTTCAGTTGGGATTATTATTGTTAATAAAGCCTTAATGGCTACATATGGTTTCAGCTTTG CGACAACCTTAACTGGGATGCATTTTGCTACGACGACATTAATGACCTTTTTTCTTAAATGGCTTGGGCATATCCAGAATTCCCAACTTCCGTGGTCTGAACGATTGAAATTTGTTTTGTTTGCAAACTTCTCCATTGTTGGAATGAACGTGAGTTTAATGTGGAACTCTGTCGGATTCTATCAG ATTGCAAAGCTAAGTATGATACCAGTGTCGTGCTTTTTGGAAATTGTACTGGATAATGTGCGATACTCAAGAGACACCAAATTAAGCATTTTGTTAGTCCTACTAGGTGTTGCAATCTGTACTGTTACTGATGTAAGTGTAAATACAAAGGGTTTTATTGCTGCCTTCATCGCGGTCTGGAGCACTGCCCTGCAGCAATAT TATGTACATTATCTTCAGCGTAAATATTCACTGGGATCATTCAATCTGTTGGGGCATACTGCACCAATACAGGCTACATCCCTGCTGTTACTGGGGCCCTTTTGCGACTACTGGTTGACTGATAAGAGGGTTGATGCATATAACTATACCTCAATATCACTA TTTTTCATCGTCCTATCATGTACTATAGCAATAGGGACGAATCTCAGCCAATTCATCTGCATTGGAAGATTTACAGCAGTGACATTTCAAGTGCTTGGTCATATGAAGACCATTCTTGTCCTGATTTTGGGATTCCTCTTCTTTGGTAAAGAGGGGCTTAATCTACACGTCGTCTTCGGAATGGGCGTGGCTATCGTTGGCATGATTTGGTACGGTAACGCTTCCTCACAACCCGGTGGGAAAGAGCGGATACCACCCCCCACTATCGTCAAACCTGAAAAACACATGTTATTACCAACAGAGCTCGACGAGAAAGTATAG